One genomic region from Streptomyces sp. NBC_01304 encodes:
- a CDS encoding ABC transporter ATP-binding protein has protein sequence MTDLSKTGAAVGEPVGSGPAPDAFLEVRDLKVHFPTDDGLVKSVDGLSFQLEKGKTLGVVGESGSGKSVTSLAVMGLHRLGARGKNVQMSGEIWLNGKELISASPDEVRRLRGREMAMIFQDPLSAMHPYYKVGNQIVEAYRVHNSVSKKEARKRAIEMLDRVGIPEPNKRVDSYPHEFSGGMRQRAMIAMALVNNPELLIADEPTTALDVTVQAQILDLIRDLQKEFGSAVIIITHDLGVVAEIADDILVMYGGRCVERGPADKIFYEPQHPYTWGLLGSMPRIDRDMTDRLIPVKGQPPSLINVPSGCAFNPRCPYADIPKGGITRTQRPELQLVGERHHSACHMAQEDRTRIWTEEIAPKL, from the coding sequence GTGACTGACCTTTCCAAGACCGGTGCCGCCGTCGGAGAGCCCGTGGGCTCCGGCCCCGCGCCCGACGCGTTCCTCGAAGTCCGCGATCTCAAGGTGCACTTCCCGACCGACGACGGCCTGGTCAAGTCCGTCGACGGCCTCTCCTTCCAGTTGGAGAAGGGCAAGACCCTCGGCGTCGTCGGTGAGTCGGGCTCCGGCAAGTCCGTCACGTCGCTCGCCGTCATGGGCCTGCACCGGCTAGGGGCACGCGGCAAGAACGTACAGATGTCCGGAGAGATCTGGCTGAACGGCAAGGAGCTGATCTCCGCGTCCCCGGACGAGGTGCGCAGGCTCCGCGGTCGCGAGATGGCGATGATCTTCCAGGATCCGCTGTCCGCGATGCACCCGTACTACAAGGTCGGCAACCAGATCGTGGAGGCCTACCGGGTCCACAACTCGGTCAGCAAGAAGGAGGCGCGCAAGCGCGCCATCGAGATGCTGGACCGGGTCGGGATCCCCGAGCCGAACAAGCGCGTCGACAGCTACCCGCACGAGTTCTCCGGCGGTATGCGCCAGCGCGCCATGATCGCTATGGCGCTGGTCAACAACCCCGAACTGCTCATCGCGGACGAGCCGACCACCGCCCTGGACGTCACCGTCCAGGCGCAGATCCTCGACCTGATCAGGGATCTGCAGAAGGAGTTCGGCTCGGCGGTCATCATCATCACGCACGACCTGGGCGTCGTCGCCGAGATCGCCGACGACATCCTCGTGATGTACGGCGGCCGCTGCGTGGAGCGCGGACCGGCCGACAAGATCTTCTATGAGCCGCAACACCCGTACACCTGGGGTCTGTTGGGCTCGATGCCGCGCATCGACCGGGACATGACGGACCGGCTGATCCCGGTCAAGGGCCAGCCTCCGAGCCTCATCAACGTGCCGAGTGGCTGCGCCTTCAACCCGCGTTGCCCGTACGCCGACATCCCCAAGGGCGGCATCACCCGCACCCAGCGGCCCGAGCTGCAGTTGGTCGGCGAGCGGCACCACTCCGCCTGCCACATGGCCCAGGAGGACCGCACGCGGATCTGGACCGAAGAGATTGCGCCGAAGCTGTGA
- a CDS encoding ABC transporter permease, with the protein MISYLIRRLIAAVILLLVVTAVTFAIFFLLPRLAGQTPDQLAVQYLGKNPSPADIAAVKRNLGFDQPLYVQYWDFIKGIVSGATYERGPTTVQCDAPCLGFSFKNGTEVWPQLTDRIPVTFSLAVGASVIWLIGGVFAGVVSALKPGSVFDRSAMSVALAGVSLPMFFTGQLMLLLFSYKMEIFGRTYVPFTENPAQWANTLFLPWISLALLFSAIYARLTRSGMLETMNEDFIRTARAKGLRERTVVSRHGMRAALTPIITVFGMDVGLLLGGAVITESVFSLHGIGEYAVQAIRDNDLPPVLGVTLTAAVFVIIANLLVDVLYSFVDPRVRIS; encoded by the coding sequence GTGATCTCGTACCTCATCCGCCGGTTGATCGCAGCAGTGATCCTGCTGTTGGTCGTCACCGCGGTCACCTTTGCCATCTTCTTCCTGTTGCCGAGACTGGCCGGGCAGACGCCCGATCAGCTCGCGGTGCAGTACCTTGGCAAAAACCCCTCGCCGGCGGACATCGCGGCGGTCAAGCGCAACCTCGGCTTCGACCAGCCCCTGTATGTCCAGTACTGGGACTTCATCAAGGGGATCGTCTCTGGGGCCACCTATGAGCGTGGCCCCACCACCGTGCAGTGCGATGCGCCCTGCCTCGGCTTTTCCTTCAAGAACGGCACCGAAGTCTGGCCGCAGTTGACTGACCGTATTCCGGTCACCTTCTCGCTGGCCGTGGGCGCCTCCGTGATCTGGCTGATCGGCGGTGTCTTCGCGGGCGTCGTCTCTGCGCTCAAGCCCGGTTCGGTCTTCGACCGTTCCGCCATGAGCGTGGCTCTCGCCGGCGTCTCGCTGCCGATGTTCTTCACCGGTCAGCTGATGCTCCTGCTCTTCAGCTACAAGATGGAGATCTTCGGCCGCACCTATGTGCCGTTCACCGAAAACCCGGCCCAATGGGCCAACACCCTCTTCCTGCCGTGGATTTCGCTCGCGTTGCTGTTCTCCGCGATCTACGCCCGGCTGACCCGCTCCGGCATGCTGGAGACGATGAACGAGGACTTCATCCGCACCGCGCGGGCCAAGGGCCTGCGGGAGCGCACGGTGGTGTCCCGGCACGGCATGCGCGCCGCGCTCACCCCGATCATCACGGTGTTCGGCATGGACGTCGGCCTGCTGCTCGGCGGCGCCGTCATCACCGAGTCCGTGTTCTCCCTGCACGGCATCGGCGAGTACGCGGTCCAGGCCATCCGGGACAACGACCTTCCGCCGGTACTTGGTGTGACGCTCACCGCAGCGGTCTTCGTCATCATCGCCAACCTCCTGGTTGACGTTCTGTACAGCTTTGTAGACCCGCGGGTGAGGATCTCGTGA
- a CDS encoding ABC transporter substrate-binding protein: protein MRRSAVAAAAVLSSACLVLSACSKADDGNEDGNGNKSVANAATTGTVNESTQKGGTVTYAMADVPESFDPGNTYYAFMYNFSRLYARPLMTYKPAPGEKGNEIVPDLAAEPGKMSDGGKTWTYKLREGLKYEDGTPITSKDVKYAVERSNFARDVLSLGPNYFQTLLEDKDKYKGPYKDKSEKGLASIETPSDTEIVFHTNKPFMDFDYLVTAPQTAPVPQAKDKGQDYTKSVLSSGSYKFTKYDEGKQVVLERNAKWDAKTDPLRKQYPEKIVLNLKVAQTTIDQDLMAGTIHGDLKGAGVDPGTQAKLIKGGKQDANTDNTLGGRLSYMAINTKVAPFNKLECRKAVQYAVDKVSVQTAMGGPIRGDIASTVLPTDIKGYEKSDLYATEGNKGDVAKAKEQLKACGEKKISTYISARSERKAEVDGATAIIAALKKVGIDAKLKQYPGGKYFSDFAGNPKFTEKENIGLIMMQWGSDWPSGYGYLNQILNGKAISQSGNTNLAQMDDKEINGLLDGAISNPDEAQRTKAYTEVDKKTMETATIVPLTYFKVLLYRNPKATNVTSSAAWSGQYDVLNIGTTK from the coding sequence ATGCGAAGGTCAGCAGTGGCCGCAGCCGCGGTCCTCAGCAGCGCTTGCCTCGTGCTCAGCGCCTGCAGCAAGGCAGATGACGGCAACGAGGACGGCAACGGCAACAAGTCCGTCGCCAACGCCGCCACCACGGGGACTGTCAACGAGTCGACCCAGAAGGGCGGCACGGTCACCTACGCGATGGCCGACGTCCCCGAGTCGTTCGACCCCGGCAACACGTACTACGCGTTCATGTACAACTTCAGCCGGCTGTACGCCCGCCCGCTGATGACGTACAAGCCCGCGCCGGGCGAGAAGGGCAACGAGATCGTGCCCGACCTCGCTGCCGAGCCGGGCAAGATGTCCGACGGTGGCAAGACGTGGACGTACAAGCTCCGCGAGGGTCTGAAGTACGAGGACGGCACCCCGATCACGTCCAAGGACGTGAAGTACGCGGTGGAGCGCTCCAACTTCGCCCGTGACGTGCTCTCTCTCGGTCCGAACTACTTCCAGACGCTTCTGGAGGACAAGGACAAGTACAAGGGCCCGTACAAGGACAAGAGCGAGAAGGGCCTCGCGTCCATCGAGACGCCGAGTGACACCGAGATCGTCTTCCACACGAACAAGCCGTTCATGGACTTCGACTACCTGGTGACCGCCCCGCAGACGGCGCCGGTGCCGCAGGCCAAGGACAAGGGCCAGGACTACACCAAGTCCGTGCTCTCCTCTGGCTCGTACAAGTTCACCAAGTACGACGAGGGCAAGCAGGTCGTCCTCGAGCGCAACGCCAAGTGGGACGCGAAGACCGACCCGCTGCGCAAGCAGTACCCGGAAAAGATCGTCCTGAACCTGAAGGTCGCGCAGACGACCATCGACCAGGACCTGATGGCCGGCACGATCCACGGCGACCTCAAGGGCGCCGGTGTCGACCCGGGTACGCAGGCCAAGCTGATCAAGGGCGGCAAGCAGGACGCCAACACCGACAACACCCTCGGTGGTCGCCTCAGCTACATGGCGATCAACACCAAGGTCGCGCCGTTCAACAAGCTCGAGTGCCGCAAGGCCGTGCAGTACGCGGTCGACAAGGTCTCGGTGCAGACGGCGATGGGTGGCCCCATCCGCGGTGACATCGCCTCCACGGTGCTGCCCACCGACATCAAGGGCTACGAGAAGAGCGACCTGTACGCCACCGAGGGCAACAAGGGTGACGTCGCCAAGGCCAAGGAGCAGCTGAAGGCCTGCGGCGAGAAGAAGATCTCGACCTACATCTCCGCGCGCAGCGAGCGCAAGGCGGAGGTCGACGGCGCGACCGCGATCATCGCCGCGCTGAAGAAGGTCGGCATCGACGCCAAGCTCAAGCAGTACCCGGGCGGCAAGTACTTCTCGGACTTCGCGGGCAACCCGAAGTTCACCGAGAAGGAGAACATCGGCCTGATCATGATGCAGTGGGGTTCCGACTGGCCCTCCGGCTACGGCTACCTGAACCAGATCCTCAACGGCAAGGCCATCAGCCAGTCCGGTAACACCAACCTGGCGCAGATGGACGACAAGGAGATCAACGGTCTCCTCGACGGTGCCATCTCCAACCCGGACGAGGCCCAGCGCACCAAGGCCTACACCGAGGTCGACAAGAAGACCATGGAGACGGCCACCATCGTCCCGCTGACCTACTTCAAGGTCCTGCTGTACCGCAACCCGAAGGCCACCAACGTGACCTCCTCGGCTGCGTGGAGCGGTCAGTACGACGTCCTCAACATCGGCACCACGAAGTAG
- a CDS encoding ABC transporter permease: MTAPIETTGSQAEVPPEAVLEGAKSKQIEGRSLGQIAWSRFKRDKVAVAGGIVVILLILAAVFSRVIQSMLGLDPDAFNQDLLDPNTSLPKGDWGGMSADHPLGVDPSFGRDILSRILEGSWVSLVVAFGATLLSVTIGTVLGLMAGYYGGRVDAVISRLMDSFLAFPLLLFAIAISATLQGGAFGLEGLPLHIGVLIFVIGFFNWPYMGRIVRGQALALREREFVDAARGMGAKGPYILFRELLPNLVAPIIVYSTLLIPTNIIFEASLSFLGVGIQPPQASWGGMLNQAQAWFEVDPQFMIVPGLAIFVTVLAFNLLGDGLRDALDPRSK, encoded by the coding sequence ATGACCGCACCCATTGAGACCACCGGATCGCAGGCCGAGGTGCCGCCCGAGGCGGTACTGGAGGGCGCCAAGTCCAAGCAGATCGAAGGGCGTTCGCTCGGACAGATCGCTTGGAGCCGCTTCAAGCGGGACAAAGTGGCGGTGGCAGGTGGAATCGTCGTCATCCTGCTCATCCTGGCCGCAGTGTTCTCGCGGGTCATCCAGTCGATGCTCGGCCTCGACCCGGACGCCTTCAACCAGGACCTGCTCGACCCCAATACTTCGCTCCCCAAGGGCGATTGGGGCGGGATGAGCGCGGACCACCCGCTCGGTGTCGACCCGAGCTTCGGGCGCGACATCCTGTCCCGCATCCTCGAGGGCTCCTGGGTCTCCCTGGTCGTGGCCTTCGGCGCCACACTGCTCTCGGTCACCATCGGCACCGTGCTCGGCCTGATGGCGGGGTACTACGGCGGCCGCGTCGACGCCGTGATCAGCCGGCTGATGGACAGCTTCCTCGCCTTCCCGCTGCTGCTCTTCGCGATCGCCATCTCGGCCACGCTGCAGGGCGGCGCCTTCGGGCTCGAGGGGCTTCCGCTGCACATCGGCGTACTCATCTTCGTCATCGGATTCTTCAACTGGCCCTACATGGGCCGCATCGTCCGCGGACAGGCCCTCGCCCTGCGCGAGCGGGAGTTCGTGGACGCCGCGCGCGGGATGGGAGCCAAGGGCCCCTACATCCTCTTCCGGGAGCTCCTGCCGAATCTCGTCGCGCCGATCATCGTGTACTCGACGCTGCTGATCCCGACCAACATCATCTTCGAGGCCTCGCTCAGCTTCCTCGGCGTCGGAATCCAGCCGCCGCAGGCGTCCTGGGGCGGAATGCTCAACCAGGCGCAGGCCTGGTTCGAAGTGGACCCGCAGTTCATGATCGTGCCTGGTCTTGCAATCTTCGTCACCGTGCTGGCGTTCAACCTGCTCGGTGACGGCCTCCGGGATGCACTCGACCCTCGCAGCAAGTGA
- a CDS encoding enhanced serine sensitivity protein SseB C-terminal domain-containing protein produces the protein MSASPTAAAGQVEHMLRQVTPGRYDAYESLLAALADGRLWMLLLHGQAGSPDAQYGNREVDGYGYAPCVTSAQELAASGWTRAYEVVGGRDVAAMLYPAQYGLWLNPHDPAGGVGIPWLDLRRIATGLDKVPAGPLRISEPTIEIPQFYAQLTQNAHRTPALRSLRRAWVQPALGAPYLAIGLDVYDTGPSAVDAVRAMMQQSIASVPDGLPVSTVAMFDEFDPVAMWLRANSRPFYDRDAHGAPAPAGGYGYPPSAPRAY, from the coding sequence GTGAGTGCGTCGCCCACGGCTGCGGCCGGGCAGGTCGAGCACATGCTGCGCCAGGTGACACCGGGGCGTTACGACGCGTACGAGTCGCTGCTCGCGGCCCTCGCGGACGGCCGGCTCTGGATGCTGCTCCTGCACGGGCAGGCCGGCTCGCCCGACGCCCAGTACGGCAACCGCGAGGTCGACGGGTACGGCTACGCGCCCTGCGTGACCTCCGCCCAGGAGCTCGCCGCCTCCGGCTGGACACGGGCGTACGAGGTCGTCGGCGGCCGCGATGTGGCCGCCATGCTCTACCCCGCCCAGTACGGCCTCTGGCTCAACCCGCACGACCCGGCCGGTGGCGTCGGCATCCCCTGGCTCGATCTGCGACGCATCGCCACGGGACTGGACAAGGTGCCCGCAGGACCACTGCGCATTTCCGAACCCACCATTGAAATCCCGCAGTTCTACGCTCAACTCACTCAAAACGCCCACCGCACACCGGCGTTGCGCTCGCTCCGTCGTGCCTGGGTGCAGCCCGCGCTCGGTGCCCCTTATCTGGCGATCGGTCTGGATGTGTACGACACCGGGCCGTCCGCGGTGGATGCGGTGCGCGCGATGATGCAGCAGTCGATCGCCTCGGTGCCGGACGGGCTGCCGGTGTCGACCGTCGCGATGTTCGACGAATTCGACCCGGTCGCGATGTGGCTGCGCGCCAATTCCCGCCCGTTCTACGACCGGGATGCGCACGGGGCGCCTGCGCCGGCCGGGGGCTATGGCTATCCGCCGTCTGCCCCGCGCGCGTACTGA
- a CDS encoding enhanced serine sensitivity protein SseB, with protein sequence MDIPGQGAHAHPYGGWPANELEEVLAASVGAGPSAGGRLVEVLGRSRVWIPLPNGGSQDSPNLDLPTMDIGGAAYVPVFSSEQQFRQVVGEHMACTVAPAVEFARGLPPLLGIAVNPDGTVGVPLPPPAVAELCRAGRTPLDGPASGGRVRLFEPDWQHDPMDFLSAAAEEFAATGVVTSARRCLASVEGGEPVMFVGVELSQWEGSARNLPMDALGRALGRTPVAWPVNLVLLDVAQDPVGDWMRERVRPFYQR encoded by the coding sequence ATGGACATTCCCGGGCAGGGCGCACACGCCCATCCGTACGGCGGCTGGCCCGCCAATGAGCTGGAAGAGGTCCTCGCGGCCTCGGTGGGCGCCGGTCCCTCGGCGGGCGGCCGGCTCGTCGAGGTGCTCGGCCGCAGCCGGGTCTGGATCCCGCTGCCGAACGGCGGCTCGCAGGACAGCCCGAACCTCGACCTGCCCACCATGGACATCGGGGGAGCGGCCTACGTTCCCGTCTTCAGCTCCGAGCAGCAGTTCCGCCAGGTCGTCGGCGAGCACATGGCCTGCACCGTGGCCCCCGCCGTCGAGTTCGCCCGCGGTCTGCCCCCGCTGCTCGGCATCGCCGTGAACCCGGACGGCACCGTCGGCGTCCCGCTGCCCCCGCCCGCCGTGGCCGAGCTGTGCCGGGCCGGGCGGACCCCGCTGGACGGTCCCGCGAGCGGCGGCCGCGTACGCCTCTTCGAACCGGACTGGCAGCACGACCCGATGGACTTCCTGTCGGCGGCCGCCGAGGAGTTCGCGGCGACCGGCGTGGTCACCAGCGCCCGGCGGTGCCTCGCGAGCGTCGAGGGCGGGGAGCCGGTCATGTTCGTCGGCGTGGAGCTCTCGCAGTGGGAGGGCTCCGCCCGTAACCTCCCCATGGACGCCCTCGGCCGGGCGCTCGGCCGCACCCCGGTGGCCTGGCCGGTGAATCTGGTGCTGCTCGACGTGGCCCAGGATCCGGTGGGCGACTGGATGCGCGAACGGGTGCGGCCCTTCTACCAGCGGTAG